The following are from one region of the Pygocentrus nattereri isolate fPygNat1 chromosome 20, fPygNat1.pri, whole genome shotgun sequence genome:
- the LOC108423568 gene encoding leukotriene B4 receptor 1-like codes for MQYGNSSNSSTPLSPETLVASSVLGLCFALGVPGNIAVLVLLSGWLKGGSFTPRLMLSLAISDLMTLLPLPLWIYALLHDWVFGLGLCKFFSYVVYWSLYSSVLCVTLLSVQRYIQVLHPQKWAKIRARGQNGLVSGIWILSGVFACYSLVQRHVKLEKDGRLYCRAHYQNNTERVATLLLETILMFVVPFPLLVYFYVRLHCSVSQSAFFNSHRMTRLVTRTVATFFFFWVSLHINNIMLIVALLLKNDHLLRFAEAGDDIAGALTFINSCVNPFIYAFSARAIRQRATGTESV; via the coding sequence ATGCAGTACGGCAACTCTTCCAACAGCTCAACCCCTCTCTCACCTGAAACGCTGGTCGCCAGTAGTGTACTGGGGCTGTGCTTTGCGCTAGGGGTCCCTGGAAATATTGCAGTACTGGTGCTTCTTTCTGGGTGGCTAAAGGGAGGCAGTTTCACTCCAAGGCTGATGCTGAGCCTGGCCATATCAGATCTAATGACGCTACTTCCACTGCCGTTGTGGATCTACGCTCTTCTTCATGACTGGGTCTTTGGTTTGGGCTTGTGTAAGTTCTTCTCCTACGTGGTCTACTGGAGCCTCTACAGCAGCGTGCTGTGTGTGACTTTACTGAGTGTGCAGAGATACATTCAAGTACTGCATCCTCAGAAATGGGCTAAGATCAGAGCAAGAGGACAGAATGGTCTTGTGAGTGGAATATGGATTCTGAGTGGAGTATTCGCTTGTTACTCTCTCGTTCAGCGCCATGTAAAGTTGGAGAAGGATGGACGGCTGTACTGCAGGGCACACTATCAAAATAACACAGAAAGGGTGGCTACTTTGCTTTTGGAGACCATATTGATGTTTGTGGTGCCGTTCCCCCTCCTGGTTTATTTCTATGTCCGTCTTCACTGCAGTGTTAGTCAGTCAGCTTTCTTTAACAGCCACAGGATGACAAGGCTTGTGACCAGAACCGTGGcgactttcttctttttttgggtTTCGCTTcatatcaacaacattatgctCATCGTTGCATTGTTACTCAAAAATGACCATCTTTTGAGGTTTGCAGAAGCAGGAGACGACATTGCTGGAGCTCTGACTTTCATCAACAGCTGCGTCAACCCCTTCATATACGCCTTCTCTGCTCGGGCTATAAGGCAGCGCGCAACTGGGACAGAAAGTGTTTAA
- the LOC119261864 gene encoding uncharacterized protein K02A2.6-like: MKVKVKGRNQMYAVSQKGKYSRISVVPKVNGKKMEMELDTGAAVSLIPFELYQRKLHKLPLQPTDIMLKTYTGEALAPEGVIKVQVALGKQQAVLPLYVVKVDAPPLFGREWLRAIQLNWRDVKTVHVIEHTQTNSLEIVLKRHSAVFSDQLGTMKGVKARLTLRPNSVPKFCPPRNVPYALRPRVEAELKRLTELGVISPVAHSDWATPVVPVNKKDGTVRLCGDFKVTLNPALCIDKYPIPRIEDLFASLAGGQHFSKLDLSNAYLQMEVEESSKKLLTISTQKGLFCFNRLPFGVASSPALFQKAMDQVLLGLPHTHCYLDDILVSGPDKQTHLKTLDAVLSRLEEYGLHLKQEKCLFFQESVEYLGHIIDAAGLHKSPEKVRAVIDAPAPGDVSQLRSFLGMLNYYGRFIPDLATVLKPLNELLNKERKWQWTSACASAFQKAKALLVAQEVLTHFNPELPLRLACDTSPYGVGAVLSHVMPDGEEKPIAYASRTLSKAEQNYAQIEREALAIVFGVRKFHQYLYGNTFTLLTDHRPLTTILSPVKSTPSMAAARMQRWALLLSAHNYTIEYRKGALHANADGLSRLPLPHAPSEKQGAVEVFYTSQLDTLPVSNAEIKRHTMSDSNLSCVMEMVTTGRFPTAKDAGDELSHYLQRRHELTVQHGCLMWGLRVIVPPKLRPRVLTELHSAHPGVVRMKSLARSYVWWPGIDSQIEHQAKSCHSCQRVQKDPGLAPLHPWMWPSSPWERIHVDFAGPFEGHMYLVVVDAHSKWPEIHIMDSTTSSKTIQVLRGLFSRYGIPHSLVSDNGPQFCSEEFSTFLKANGVKHIRSAPYHPASNGLAERFVQTFKHALKSSRGTTSLQQRLDTFLLTYRNTPHATTRESPALLFIGRKLRSRLDFLKPSVARAVHHSQEDQQQRRWLHSKQRQFAVGEPVLVRDYRKGEDKWRPAVVIEKTGPVSYRVNVGTQGVWKRHVDQLLTRPESDPPETVSCPLSLPQTTTPGTTPDPSTPQQKEDTDTVPHATHTPPKTPQSTEITHTGRSETTGTVRRYPVRITRPPVRYGDQ; encoded by the coding sequence ATGAAGGTGAAAGTGAAGGGACGAAATCAGATGTATGCAGTGTCTCAGAAAGGGAAATATTCACGCATATCAGTAGTGCCAAAAGTCAATGGAAAGAAAATGGAGATGGAATTGGATACAGGGGCAGCAGTGTCATTGATTCCTTTTGAACTGTACCAGCGAAAGCTGCACAAACTTCCTCTGCAACCTACTGATATCATGCTAAAGACATACACAGGAGAGGCTTTGGCACCAGAAGGAGTCATTAAGGTGCAAGTGGCATTGGGCAAGCAACAGGCTGTCTTGCCACTGTATGTGGTAAAGGTGGATGCTCCACCATTATTTGGCAGGGAGTGGCTGAGAGCCATTCAACTGAATTGGAGAGACGTAAAGACTGTACATGTAATTgagcacacacagacaaacagctTAGAGATTGTGTTAAAGAGACACTCTGCTGTTTTCTCCGATCAGTTAGGCACCATGAAGGGAGTGAAAGCCCGGCTCACTCTCAGACCAAACAGTGTCCCCAAATTCTGCCCACCACGCAACGTGCCATATGCTCTCCGACCGCGAGTGGAAGCAGAGCTGAAACGCCTCACAGAGCTTGGTGTCATCTCACCTGTGGCGCATAGTGACTGGGCGACGCCAGTGGTGCCTGTGAACAAGAAGGACGGCACCGTGAGACTCTGCGGGGACTTCAAAGTCACCCTCAACCCAGCTCTCTGCATCGACAAGTACCCAATTCCACGTATTGAGGACTTGTTTGCTTCCCTCGCTGGAGGTCAACACTTCAGTAAGCTGGATCTTTCCAATGCATATCTGCAGATGGAAGTAGAAGAGAGCTCCAAGAAGTTGCTGACCATCTCAACACAGAAAGGACTCTTCTGTTTTAATCGTTTGCCGTTTGGGGTAGCGTCATCGCCCGCCTTGTTCCAGAAGGCCATGGACCAGGTACTCCTCGGGCTGCCACACACTCACTGCTACCTGGACGACATACTGGTGAGTGGTCCTGACAAGCAGACACACCTGAAAACCCTGGATGCAGTACTCAGCAGGCTAGAGGAATATGGCTTGCACCTCAAGCAAGAGAAATGTCTCTTCTTCCAGGAGTCCGTGGAATACCTGGGCCACATCATCGACGCTGCTGGGCTCCACAAGTCACCGGAGAAGGTACGCGCCGTCATAGACGCACCGGCACCAGGCGATGTGAGTCAACTGCGATCTTTCCTAGGAATGCTTAACTACTATGGACGCTTCATCCCTGACCTGGCCACTGTGCTTAAGCCGTTGAATGAACTGCTGAACAAGGAGAGAAAATGGCAGTGGACGTCAGCATGTGCATCGGCGTTCCAGAAAGCCAAAGCACTCCTGGTGGCACAAGAGGTGCTCACACACTTCAACCCTGAGCTGCCTCTCCGCCTTGCTTGCGACACTTCACCCTATGGGGTCGGAGCTGTTCTCTCTCATGTCATGCCAGATGGTGAAGAAAAACCCATCGCCTATGCATCCAGAACGCTCAGCAAAGCAGAACAAAACTACGCTCAGATCGAGAGGGAGGCATTAGCAATAGTCTTCGGAGTACGAAAGTTCCACCAGTATCTTTACGGCAATACATTCACTCTGCTCACCGACCATCGCCCGCTCACAACCATCCTCAGTCCAGTGAAAAGCACACCATCCATGGCTGCAGCTCGCATGCAACGCTGGGCGCTCCTGCTCTCTGCTCACAATTACACCATCGAGTACAGGAAAGGGGCCCTACATGCCAACGCTGATGGACTGTCGAGGTTACCGCTCCCTCATGCCCCCAGTGAGAAACAAGGTGCAGTGGAGGTGTTCTACACGTCACAGTTGGACACTTTACCAGTCAGCAACGCTGAGATCAAGCGTCATACCATGTCTGACTCCAACCTGTCCTGTGTCATGGAAATGGTCACCACTGGACGTTTTCCCACGGCAAAGGACGCAGGAGACGAGCTGTCACACTACCTCCAGCGCCGCCATGAGCTCACTGTGCAGCACGGATGCCTCATGTGGGGTTTGAGAGTGATTGTGCCACCCAAACTGCGCCCCCGGGTGCTGACAGAGCTACACTCAGCACACCCAGGTGTAGTGAGGATGAAGAGCTTAGCTCGTAGCTACGTTTGGTGGCCCGGCATCGACTCCCAGATCGAACACCAAGCAAAGTCATGCCACTCATGTCAACGAGTACAGAAAGACCCTGGCCTAGCACCCTTACATCCTTGGATGTGGCCATCCAGTCCCTGGGAACGGATACATGTGGACTTTGCCGGTCCATTTGAAGGGCACATGTACCTGGTCGTAGTGGACGCCCACTCCAAATGGCCCGAGATACACATCATGGATAGCACCACATCCAGCAAAACCATTCAAGTGCTTAGGGGACTTTTTAGTCGCTATGGCATTCCACACAGCCTTGTAAGCGACAACGGCCCTCAGTTCTGCTCTGAAGAATTCAGCACGTTTCTGAAAGCCAATGGAGTCAAACACATTCGCTCAGCACCGTACCATCCTGCCTCCAATGGCTTGGCAGAGCGCTTTGTGCAAACCTTCAAGCATGCTCTGAAATCTTCCAGAGGAACTACATCACTGCAACAGCGTCTAGATACGTTCCTCCTGACCTACCGCAACACCCCTCATGCAACAACCAGAGAAAGCCCTGCACTGCTATTCATTGGACGCAAGTTGCGTTCTCGACTGGATTTTCTGAAACCCAGTGTGGCTAGAGCAGTGCACCATTCGCAGGAGGATCAACAGCAGCGACGCTGGCTGCATTCCAAACAGAGACAGTTTGCAGTTGGCGAGCCAGTGCTCGTGCGTGATTATAGGAAGGGGGAGGATAAGTGGAGGCCAGCTGTGGTGATCGAGAAGACCGGACCAGTGTCCTACAGGGTAAATGTGGGAACACAAGGGGTCTGGAAGCGTCATGTGGACCAGTTGCTGACTCGGCCCGAGTCAGACCCACCAGAGACTGTGAGTTGTCCACTGTCACTACCACAGACAACCACACCTGGTACCACACCTGACCCAAGTACACCTCAACAGAAGGAGGATACTGATACCGTTCCACACGCAACACATACACCACCCAAGACACCACAGTCCACAGAAATAACACACACAGGTCGTTCTGAGACAACAGGGACTGTACGGCGATATCCTGTGAGGATCACACGTCCGCCAGTACGTTACGGAGATCAgtga
- the LOC108423567 gene encoding leukotriene B4 receptor 1-like, protein MQQENCSSGSQLNDALPVYKASSAVLAICFVLGVPGNLSVLVILVRRLKENSFTLRMMLSLALSDLLTLSPMPMWIWSLLHNWIFGFVACKIISFVEYWCTYSSILCVTFLSLQRYLQVLHPQKWAQLGFRGKNGLLCGIWILSGVFASYALVQRDVGCDQYGFQYCYQNFRNKTEQVATSIFEILLFLTCFFLLVYFYYRLYRGVNESPFSSSNRMTKLVTRIVVAFFIFGVPVTIANILIVVAALLENETLSVTADLGSKISTALLFLNSCVNPFLYTFSLRQLQHQSTVTETLGPTLQNGA, encoded by the coding sequence ATGCAGCAGGAGAACTGCTCCAGTGGTTCACAACTCAATGATGCCCTTCCAGTCTACAAAGCCAGCAGTGCTGTGTTGGCAATATGCTTTGTGCTGGGGGTCCCAGGTAATCTATCAGTGCTGGTGATTCTTGTTCGACGCTTGAAGGAGAACAGCTTTACCCTTAGAATGATGCTGAGCCTTGCACTATCGGACCTACTGACTCTCTCTCCCATGCCGATGTGGATCTGGAGTCTTCTGCATAACTGGATCTTTGGCTTTGTCGCATGCAAGATTATCTCCTTTGTTGAATATTGGTGCACTTACAGTAGCATATTGTGTGTGACTTTCCTGAGCTTGCAGAGGTACTTGCAGGTTCTGCATCCTCAGAAATGGGCTCAACTTGGATTCCGAGGAAAGAATGGCCTTTTGTGTGGAATATGGATCCTGAGTGGAGTGTTCGCTTCATATGCTCTTGTTCAGCGTGATGTGGGATGTGATCAGTATGGATTCCAGTACTGTTACCAGAACTTTAGGAATAAGACCGAACAAGTAGCCACATCAATATTTGAAATACTGCTATTTTTAACCTGTTTCTTCTTGCTGGTTTACTTCTACTATCGTCTCTACCGAGGGGTTAATGAGTCACCTTTCTCCAGCAGCAACAGAATGACAAAACTGGTGACGAGAATCGTTGTGGCATTCTTTATCTTTGGCGTGCCAGTTACTATCGCTAACATCTTAATTGTTGTTGCAGCATTGCTAGAGAATGAAACGCTGTCAGTAACGGCGGATCTCGGTAGCAAAATCTCCACAGCTTTACTGTTTCTGAACAGCTGTGTGAACCCTTTCCTGTACACCTTCTCTCTTAGACAGCTCCAGCATCAGAGTACAGTGACAGAGACCTTAGGACCTACACTGCAAAACGGTGCATGA
- the LOC108423606 gene encoding leukotriene B4 receptor 1-like, whose translation MQHSNSSNSSTPLSPETLAASSVLGLCFALGVPGNIAVLVLLSGWLKGGSFTPRLMLSLAISDLMTLLPLPVWIYALLHDWVFGLGLCKFFSYVVYWSLYSSVLCVTLLSVQRYIQVLHPQKWAKIGARGQNGLVSGIWILSGVFACYSLVQRHVKLEKDGRLHCRAQYYNNSERVATLILETVVMFAVPFPLLVYFYVLLHRGVSQSSFFNARRMTRLVSRIVATFFFFWVPIHVNNIMLIVAVLLSHDQLLRFAEAGSNIAGALTFINSCVNPFIYAFSAEAIRQHATSTESA comes from the coding sequence ATGCAGCACAGCAACTCTTCCAACAGCTCAACCCCTCTCTCACCTGAAACGCTGGCCGCCAGTAGTGTACTGGGGCTGTGCTTTGCGCTAGGGGTCCCTGGAAATATTGCAGTACTGGTGCTTCTTTCTGGATGGCTAAAGGGAGGCAGTTTCACTCCAAGGCTGATGCTGAGCCTGGCCATATCAGATCTAATGACGCTACTTCCACTGCCGGTGTGGATCTACGCTCTTCTTCATGACTGGGTCTTTGGTTTGGGCTTGTGTAAGTTCTTCTCCTACGTGGTCTACTGGAGCCTCTACAGCAGCGTGCTGTGTGTGACTTTACTGAGTGTGCAGAGATACATTCAAGTACTGCATCCTCAGAAATGGGCTAAGATCGGAGCAAGAGGACAGAATGGTCTTGTGAGTGGAATATGGATTCTGAGTGGAGTATTCGCTTGTTACTCTCTCGTTCAGCGGCATGTAAAGTTGGAGAAGGATGGACGGCTGCACTGCAGGGCACAATATTACAATAATTCAGAGAGGGTGGCTACTTTGATCTTGGAGACCGTAGTGATGTTTGCTGTGCCGTTCCCCCTTCTGGTTTATTTCTATGTCCTTCTTCACCGTGGTGTCAGTCAATCATCTTTCTTTAATGCTCGCAGGATGACGAGGCTGGTGAGCAGAATTGTGGCaacattcttctttttttgggtCCCAATTCATGTCAACAACATCATGCTCATCGTTGCTGTTTTACTCAGCCATGATCAGCTGTTAAGGTTTGCAGAAGCTGGAAGCAACATTGCTGGGGCTCTGACTTTCATCAACAGCTGTGTGAACCCCTTCATATATGCCTTCTCTGCTGAGGCAATAAGACAGCATGCAACTAGTACAGAAAGTGCTTAG
- the LOC108423566 gene encoding LOW QUALITY PROTEIN: P2Y purinoceptor 4-like (The sequence of the model RefSeq protein was modified relative to this genomic sequence to represent the inferred CDS: substituted 1 base at 1 genomic stop codon) translates to MQQLNCSSSCQLTDDFPIFVAVCAILGLGFVLGVPGNLSVLVILIKCLKENNFTFRMMLSLAVSDLLILLQLLVWMWAALHGWVFTSAACKIISYTEYWCIYCSALCVALMSVQRYLQVLHHLKWAQLGTRGENSLLCGIWILSEVFASYAPVQRDVGCEQYGFQNCYQHFRNKTEQVAISLFEILIFVMCFFLLVHFYYHLYXGVNESCFSSSNRMTKLVTRIVVTFFIFNFLVPITNILIIIAIFLNNQNFYKKADLCGNVARALIFMNSCVNPLMYTFSFRGLQTD, encoded by the coding sequence ATGCAGCAGCTCAACTGCTCTAGTAGTTGCCAGCTGACTGATGACTTTCCAATATTTGTAGCTGTTTGTGCTATATTGGGACTGGGCTTTGTGCTGGGGGTCCCTGGGAATCTATCAGTGCTGGTGATTCTCATAAAATGCTTGAAGGAAAACAACTTCACCTTCAGGATGATGCTGAGCCTGGCGGTATCGGATCTGCTGATTTTACTTCAGCTGCTGGTGTGGATGTGGGCTGCTCTGCATGGCTGGGTCTTCACTTCTGCAGCATGCAAGATCATCTCCTACACTGAATACTGGTGCATCTACTGTAGTGCACTGTGTGTGGCTCTGATGAGTGTTCAGAGGTACTTGCAGGTTCTGCATCATCTTAAATGGGCTCAACTTGGAACCAGAGGAGAGAACAGCCTTTTGTGTGGAATATGGATCCTGAGTGAAGTGTTCGCTTCATATGCTCCTGTTCAGCGTGATGTAGGATGCGAGCAATATGGATTTCAGAACTGTTACCAGCACTTTAGGAACAAGACAGAGCAAGTGGCAATATCACTATTTGAAATACTAATATTTGTGATGTGCTTCTTCTTGCTGGTTCACTTCTACTATCATCTCTACTGAGGAGTTAATGAGTCATGTTTCTCTAGCAGCAACAGAATGACAAAACTGGTAACGAGAATCGTTGTGACATTCTTTATCTTCAAtttcctggttcccatcaccaacatCTTAATTATCATTGCAATTTTTCTTAATAATCAGAATTTTTACAAAAAGGCAGACCTTTGTGGCAATGTAGCCAGAGCGCTGATATTCATGAACAGCTGTGTGAATCCTTTAATGTACACATTCTCTTTTAGAGGGCTGCAGACGGACTGA
- the LOC108423605 gene encoding atypical chemokine receptor 2-like — protein sequence MRQVNCSSTSQLTHVFPVNAATSAVMGLCFVLGIPGNIAGLRILGQHLRENSFTLRIMLSLTVSDLLILLPLPVWIWALLHYWIFGPVACKIISYIDYWSIYCNTLCVTLMSFQRYMQVLHPQKWAKLGTRGESSLLCGIWILSGLLASYAPVQRDVACDQYGVLYCYQHFRNDTEKVVTLILEMLQFWMCFFLLVFFYYRLHRGVNQSPFFSSNRMTKLVTRIVVSFFVFYILVPIANISIITAVFLKNENLLETVELVGKVARVLTFLNCCVNPCLYTFSLRRQQHTSSVTENT from the coding sequence ATGAGGCAGGTCAACTGCTCCAGCACTTCCCAGCTCACTCATGTCTTTCCAGTAAATGCAGCCACTAGTGCTGTTATGGGGCTCTGCTTTGTGCTGGGGATCCCTGGGAATATAGCAGGGCTGAGGATTCTTGGCCAACACTTGAGGGAGAACAGCTTCACTCTTAGAATAATGCTGAGCCTGACGGTGTCGGATCTGCTGATTCTCCTTCCCCTGCCGGTGTGGATCTGGGCTCTTCTGCACTACTGGATCTTTGGCCCTGTTGCATGCAAGATCATCTCCTACATTGACTACTGGAGCATCTATTGTAACACATTGTGTGTAACTTTGATGAGCTTtcagaggtacatgcaggtgcTCCATCCTCAGAAATGGGCTAAACTTGGAACCAGAGGAGAGAGCAGCCTTTTGTGTGGAATATGGATCCTGAGTGGACTCTTGGCATCATACGCTCCAGTTCAGCGTGACGTGGCATGTGATCAATACGGAGTCCTGTACTGTTACCAACACTTTAGGAATGATACAGAAAAAGTAGTCACTTTAATCCTGGAAATGCTACAATTTTGGATGTGTTTCTTCTTGCTGGTTTTCTTCTACTATCGTCTTCACCGAGGGGTCAATCAGTCACCTTTCTTTAGCAGTAACAGAATGACAAAGCTGGTGACGAGAATCGTCGTGTCATTCTTCGTCTTCTATAtcctggttcccatcgccaACATCTCGATTatcactgcagtgtttctgaagAATGAAAATCTGTTGGAAACTGTAGAACTTGTtggtaaagtggccagagtTCTGACATTTCTGAACTGCTGTGTGAACCCTTGTCTGTACACTTTCTCTCTTAGAAGGCAGCAACATACCAGTTCTGTGACAGAGAACACTTAG